One window of the Thermococcus sp. P6 genome contains the following:
- a CDS encoding transcription factor S, translating to MKFCPKCGNLMLPDRKRKVWVCRSCGYEEPFDEEKDREKTVIKQKVDHKPDEGVIVVDRDVKTLPTTKVTCPKCGNDTAYWWEVQTRAGDEPSTIFYKCTKCGYVWRSYE from the coding sequence ATGAAGTTCTGTCCCAAGTGCGGTAACCTGATGCTCCCTGACAGGAAGAGAAAGGTCTGGGTCTGCCGTTCATGTGGCTATGAGGAACCCTTTGATGAAGAAAAGGACAGGGAGAAGACCGTCATAAAGCAGAAGGTCGATCACAAGCCCGACGAGGGGGTCATAGTGGTCGACAGGGACGTTAAAACCCTACCAACGACCAAGGTCACCTGTCCGAAGTGCGGCAACGACACGGCCTACTGGTGGGAGGTTCAGACGAGGGCCGGCGACGAGCCGAGCACTATATTCTACAAGTGCACGAAGTGCGGCTACGTCTGGAGGTCCTACGAGTGA
- a CDS encoding DNA polymerase sliding clamp: MTFEIVFDGAKDFADLIATASNLIDEAAFKIKKEGISMRAMDPSRVVLIDLNLPEGIFSKYEVEEEETIGINMDHFKKILKRGKNKETLILQKGEENFLEVTFEGTAKRTFRLPLIEVEELELDLPELPFTARVVLLGEVLKEAVKDTSLVTDAIKFIATENEFTMRGEGETSEVEIKLTLEDEGLLDLEVEEDTRSAYGISYLADMVKGIGKADEVIIRFGNEMPLQMEYPIRDEGRLMFLLAPRVEE, translated from the coding sequence ATGACGTTCGAGATAGTCTTCGATGGTGCCAAAGATTTTGCCGACCTCATTGCGACGGCAAGCAACCTCATCGACGAGGCCGCCTTCAAAATAAAGAAGGAAGGAATAAGCATGCGCGCCATGGACCCGAGCAGGGTCGTTCTCATCGACCTCAACCTGCCCGAGGGAATTTTCTCCAAGTACGAGGTCGAGGAGGAGGAAACGATAGGGATAAACATGGATCACTTCAAGAAGATACTGAAGAGGGGGAAGAACAAGGAAACGCTCATACTCCAGAAGGGCGAGGAGAACTTCCTCGAGGTGACCTTTGAGGGAACCGCAAAGAGAACCTTCCGATTACCCCTGATAGAAGTTGAGGAGCTTGAGCTCGACCTTCCCGAGCTTCCCTTCACGGCCAGAGTGGTTCTGCTCGGAGAGGTCCTGAAGGAGGCCGTTAAGGACACCTCCCTCGTTACGGACGCCATCAAGTTCATCGCCACCGAAAACGAGTTCACCATGAGGGGAGAAGGAGAAACGAGCGAGGTCGAGATAAAGCTGACCCTTGAGGACGAAGGCCTGCTCGACCTGGAGGTTGAGGAAGACACCAGAAGCGCCTACGGTATCAGCTATCTGGCTGACATGGTGAAGGGCATCGGGAAGGCCGACGAGGTTATAATCCGCTTCGGCAACGAGATGCCCCTTCAGATGGAGTATCCAATAAGGGACGAGGGCAGGTTGATGTTCCTTCTCGCTCCTCGCGTTGAGGAGTAA
- a CDS encoding SufD family Fe-S cluster assembly protein, which translates to MMFNVTPEFLEKLEYQKYGDSPTIRSYTKWRLFEENSPLKLPIEAEPGETPVKGHVTLSGSGAEFNLPEGVELGEGTLDLSRPEESRILGFHFYALRNAYLLRIKENLKEPLVIVSHLSGRAFVSHHISIEAENVRVPVVIYDLTEKGTKSLVVELKAKGSEIELLTVGRHRGISHYLLRGSLGEKSRVRAFTLLRAGEMSHHREDYSLEGAGSELILRGMPVSMGGAVDYVTNVLQYGEKSKSETRVHGFSYKNGWTVHRGTAKVFESAGNASSGVVSQVTVMDEGSLGVSVPMLEVDTGEVEAAFHSSTVRQFDEDALFYLRSRGLDENEALDLFVHGIGEALSSHLEGLRGKARGNVGELIEGLL; encoded by the coding sequence ATGATGTTTAACGTAACCCCCGAATTCCTTGAAAAGCTCGAGTACCAGAAGTACGGGGACAGCCCGACGATAAGAAGTTACACGAAGTGGAGGCTTTTTGAGGAGAACTCCCCGCTGAAGCTTCCCATCGAGGCGGAACCCGGAGAGACCCCGGTGAAGGGACACGTTACCCTCTCGGGAAGCGGGGCTGAGTTCAACCTTCCCGAGGGTGTTGAGCTCGGTGAGGGAACGTTGGACCTCTCCCGGCCAGAGGAGTCGAGGATTCTCGGCTTTCACTTCTATGCCCTCAGGAATGCCTATCTGCTGAGAATCAAGGAGAATCTGAAGGAACCGCTCGTTATAGTCTCCCACCTCTCGGGTAGGGCTTTCGTCAGCCACCACATAAGCATCGAGGCCGAGAACGTCAGGGTCCCGGTTGTCATCTACGACCTGACTGAAAAGGGGACGAAGTCCTTAGTGGTGGAGCTCAAAGCCAAGGGTTCGGAGATCGAGCTTCTAACCGTTGGAAGGCACCGCGGGATATCCCACTACCTGCTCAGGGGGAGCCTCGGTGAGAAAAGCAGGGTCAGAGCCTTCACGCTCTTAAGGGCCGGGGAGATGAGCCATCACCGTGAGGACTACTCCCTCGAGGGGGCCGGAAGCGAGCTGATCCTCAGGGGTATGCCGGTTTCCATGGGGGGGGCCGTGGATTACGTTACCAACGTTCTCCAGTACGGTGAAAAGAGCAAAAGTGAAACGAGGGTTCACGGCTTCTCGTATAAAAACGGCTGGACCGTCCACAGGGGCACGGCAAAGGTCTTCGAGAGCGCGGGGAACGCATCGAGCGGCGTGGTATCTCAGGTTACCGTGATGGACGAAGGGTCGCTTGGAGTGAGCGTGCCGATGCTCGAGGTCGATACGGGGGAGGTGGAGGCGGCCTTCCACTCCTCAACGGTCAGGCAGTTCGACGAGGATGCGCTGTTCTACCTCCGCTCAAGGGGGCTTGATGAGAACGAGGCGCTCGATCTCTTCGTTCACGGCATTGGGGAGGCTTTGAGCAGCCATCTCGAGGGACTCCGCGGAAAGGCCCGTGGAAACGTTGGGGAGCTCATAGAAGGGCTCCTCTGA
- a CDS encoding peroxiredoxin, with protein MVAIGEKFPEVEVKTTHGTIKLPDYFAEKGKWFLLFSHPADFTPVCTTEFYGMQKRVDQFRELGVEPIGLSVDQVFSHIKWMEWIKDNLGEEITFPVIADDRGDLADKLGMIPLGSTSTARAVFVVDDRGIIRAIVYYPAEVGRDWDEILRLVKALKISTEKGVALPHKWPNNELIGDRVIVPPAASIDEKKQREEAKAKGEIECYDWWFCHKKLE; from the coding sequence ATGGTAGCGATAGGAGAAAAGTTCCCGGAGGTCGAGGTCAAGACCACCCACGGGACCATAAAACTGCCGGACTACTTCGCGGAGAAGGGCAAGTGGTTCCTGCTGTTCAGCCACCCGGCCGACTTCACGCCGGTCTGCACAACGGAGTTCTACGGCATGCAGAAGAGGGTCGACCAGTTCAGGGAGCTCGGCGTCGAACCGATAGGACTGAGCGTCGATCAGGTCTTCAGCCACATCAAGTGGATGGAGTGGATTAAGGACAACCTCGGCGAGGAGATAACCTTCCCGGTCATAGCGGACGATCGCGGCGACCTCGCCGACAAGCTCGGAATGATACCCCTCGGTTCAACCAGCACCGCCAGGGCCGTGTTCGTCGTTGACGACAGGGGCATCATAAGGGCCATCGTCTACTATCCCGCTGAGGTCGGCAGGGATTGGGACGAGATACTCCGCCTCGTGAAGGCGCTGAAGATAAGCACCGAAAAAGGCGTTGCACTGCCCCACAAGTGGCCCAACAACGAGCTCATCGGCGACCGCGTCATAGTTCCGCCCGCGGCCAGCATCGACGAGAAGAAGCAGAGGGAAGAGGCCAAGGCCAAGGGCGAGATCGAGTGCTACGACTGGTGGTTCTGCCACAAGAAGCTCGAATGA
- the sufB gene encoding Fe-S cluster assembly protein SufB, with translation MEQHSKLEEILKAGSLEEILGQSLPYPKEIELRGEITEDTVREISRIKKEPDWMLRHRLKALELFRKLPMPKWVYGIDELDVESFSLYSKPGVDNEVRSWEDLPENIRRVFERLDIPEIEKKFLAGLTAGFDSESVYSRLKEEFKKKGIIMIPMEEAVRRYPDVVKRYFGRVFPPGDHKFSALHHALWSGGAFVYIPKGVRVPFPIEAFFVIGSALEGQFEHTLLVADEGSYVHFIEGCSAPMYKSSSFHDGMVEIYAHKNSTVKFTTIQNWSRNVINFNNKRAIVEENAYVEWIEGSIGSRVTYTYPSSVLKGEGARTAQYVVSLSNGPYLKDTGAKTWHLARNTSSKIISKSISANGGINIYRGLVRIAKGAENSTAAVSCDSLILDERSKAYTYPHNQSDEPRASIIHEATTGKLGEDKLFYMNQRGISEEEAKSLIVLGFISEVLEGLPFEYVQVLKKVIELEFSEVGGVG, from the coding sequence ATGGAGCAGCACTCAAAGCTTGAGGAGATACTGAAGGCGGGATCCCTCGAGGAGATCCTCGGTCAGTCTCTTCCCTACCCCAAGGAGATAGAGCTTCGGGGCGAGATAACGGAAGACACCGTCAGGGAGATATCCCGCATAAAAAAGGAACCCGACTGGATGCTCAGGCATCGCCTGAAGGCCCTCGAGCTCTTTCGAAAGCTCCCCATGCCAAAGTGGGTCTATGGGATAGATGAGCTCGATGTGGAGAGTTTTTCTCTGTACTCCAAACCCGGGGTGGACAACGAGGTCAGGAGCTGGGAGGATCTGCCGGAGAACATCCGGAGGGTGTTCGAGAGGCTGGACATTCCCGAGATAGAGAAGAAGTTTCTGGCGGGTCTCACGGCCGGTTTTGACAGCGAGAGCGTCTACTCCCGGCTCAAGGAGGAGTTCAAGAAGAAAGGGATAATTATGATACCCATGGAGGAGGCCGTTAGAAGGTACCCCGATGTGGTGAAGAGGTACTTTGGAAGGGTTTTTCCGCCCGGGGACCACAAGTTCTCAGCCCTGCACCATGCCCTCTGGAGCGGTGGGGCTTTCGTCTACATCCCGAAGGGTGTCAGGGTGCCCTTCCCCATAGAGGCCTTCTTCGTCATAGGCTCCGCCTTAGAGGGTCAGTTCGAGCACACACTCCTCGTCGCCGATGAGGGAAGCTACGTTCACTTCATAGAGGGCTGCAGCGCGCCGATGTACAAAAGCTCCTCGTTCCACGATGGAATGGTCGAGATATATGCCCACAAAAACTCCACCGTTAAGTTCACGACAATCCAGAACTGGAGCAGAAACGTCATCAACTTCAACAACAAGCGTGCAATAGTCGAGGAAAACGCCTACGTTGAGTGGATTGAGGGGAGTATAGGGAGCAGGGTAACCTACACCTACCCCTCCAGTGTTCTAAAGGGTGAAGGGGCGAGAACGGCCCAGTACGTGGTGTCCCTTAGCAACGGCCCGTACCTCAAGGACACCGGGGCGAAGACGTGGCACCTCGCCAGAAACACGAGCTCGAAGATAATCTCCAAGAGCATAAGCGCCAACGGGGGGATAAACATCTACCGCGGGCTCGTGAGGATAGCCAAAGGCGCCGAGAACTCAACGGCAGCGGTCTCGTGCGACTCGCTCATCCTCGATGAGAGGAGCAAGGCCTACACCTATCCGCACAACCAGAGCGACGAGCCGAGGGCGAGCATAATCCACGAGGCCACCACTGGAAAGCTCGGCGAAGACAAGCTCTTCTACATGAACCAGAGGGGCATAAGCGAGGAGGAGGCGAAGAGCCTGATAGTCCTCGGTTTCATCAGCGAGGTTCTCGAGGGACTGCCCTTTGAGTACGTTCAGGTTCTCAAGAAGGTCATAGAGCTCGAGTTCAGCGAGGTTGGAGGTGTTGGATGA
- a CDS encoding immunoglobulin-like domain-containing protein: MRRAIPVLLIALLIPAGYYIASRGNDGTRNLPEGGGVVLGLDKTTYSPEDTMTLTISNGANVSVTTGYAFKLYRLEGGEWKEVPLELAFIEMAVTIEPGRSWEQKIDLSKLHLEPGRYRITKTVVLEYEKAVSKELGVEFEVAT; the protein is encoded by the coding sequence ATGAGAAGGGCGATTCCGGTTCTGCTGATAGCCCTGCTGATTCCGGCGGGGTACTACATAGCCTCGAGGGGAAACGACGGAACCCGGAACCTTCCGGAAGGTGGGGGAGTGGTTCTGGGGCTCGATAAAACGACCTATTCCCCGGAGGATACGATGACCCTCACGATAAGCAACGGGGCTAACGTTAGCGTCACCACGGGCTACGCCTTCAAACTTTACAGGCTGGAAGGCGGGGAATGGAAGGAGGTTCCGCTGGAGCTGGCGTTCATTGAGATGGCCGTGACGATCGAGCCCGGTCGGAGCTGGGAGCAGAAGATCGATCTTTCCAAGCTTCATCTGGAGCCGGGACGTTACAGGATCACGAAGACGGTCGTTCTGGAGTATGAGAAGGCCGTCAGCAAGGAGCTTGGAGTGGAATTCGAGGTAGCAACGTGA